One genomic window of Manihot esculenta cultivar AM560-2 chromosome 16, M.esculenta_v8, whole genome shotgun sequence includes the following:
- the LOC110603381 gene encoding uncharacterized protein LOC110603381, with translation MSTAKTSHRKRAAESVLTKSDSKFRVEDEFDVDLSSDIKGIMSALHQIREKAAKDGQKKNEETISSVASEVRSMIDELKSKVEKDRQCFARALSKSSKECENCLKNETTKFQEIYEKFCKEKAAHLQALKDTISKFEEDKERLFMRYEQLRKKEKTMISEQEKACADKIAKLEESLKKKKQDDKTFSILRKTLGSFLENASDEDFPPDE, from the exons ATGTCGACGGCGAAAACAAGCCACAGGAAGCGAGCCGCCGAGTCAGTTCTCACCAAATCTGACTCCAAATTCCGAGTCGAGGACGAGTTCGATGTCGACCTGTCCAG TGATATTAAAGGGATAATGTCGGCGCTACATCAGATCAGAGAGAAGGCAGCAAAGGACGGTCAAAAGAAAAATGAGGAAACGATTTCTAG TGTGGCGTCTGAGGTCAGGTCAATGATTGATGAGTTGAAATCCAAAGTTGAGAAGGACAG GCAGTGTTTCGCAAGGGCACTTTCAAAGAGCTCTAAAGAG TGTGAGAACTGTTTGAAGAATGAGACCACAAAGTTTCAGGAGATTTACGAGAAATTTTGCAAGGAGAAAGCGGCTCATTTGCAGGCCCTAAAAG ATACCATTTCCAAATTTGAAGAAGACAAGGAAAGGCTGTTCATGCGATACGAACAACTGA gaaagaaagagaaaactATGATATCTGAGCAAGAGAAAGCTTGTGCTGATAAAATTGCTAAATTAGAGGAGtccttgaaaaagaaaaagcag GATGACAAAACTTTCAGCATTTTGAGGAAAACACTAGGCTCCTTCCTGGAAAACGCCTCGGATGAGGACTTCCCTCCAGATGAATAA
- the LOC110604255 gene encoding protein LOL2, which translates to MAQMVCGSCRSLLSYPKGARNVQCSSCQMVNFVLEAHEIGQVNCGGCAVLLMYPYGASSVRCSSCHFITEIGVHNRRPPWSVIQGYPPPSPNPVQ; encoded by the exons ATGGCTCAAATGGTTTGTGGTTCTTGTCGTAGTTTGCTTTCGTATCCAAAAGGAGCTAGAAATGTTCAGTGTTCAAGTTGTCAAATGGTCAACTTTGTATTAGAAG CACATGAGATTGGGCAAGTTAATTGTGGTGGATGTGCAGTTTTGCTGATGTATCCATATGGAGCCTCATCCGTTCGATGTTCCTCCTGTCATTTCATAACAGAAATTGGT GTTCACAACAGGAGGCCACCATGGTCTGTAATCCAAGGTTACCCTCCTCCATCACCGAACCCTGTTCAGTGA
- the LOC110603382 gene encoding DNA-directed RNA polymerase II subunit RPB2: protein MEDDQEYDQPMNEEEEDDEEITQEDAWAVISAYFEEKGLVRQQLDSFDEFIQNTMQEIVDESADIEIRPESQHNPGHQSDFAETIYKICFGQIYLSKPMMTESDGETATLFPKAARLRNLTYSAPLYVDVTKRVIKKGHDGEEVTETQDFTKVFIGKVPIMLRSSYCTLYQNSEKDLTELGECPYDQGGYFIINGSEKVLIAQEKMSTNHVYVFKKRQPNKYAYVAEVRSMAESQNRPPSTMFVRMLSRTSAKGGSSGQYIRATLPYIRTEIPIIIVFRALGFVADKDILEHICYDFSDTQMMELLRPSLEEAFVIQNQQVALDYIGKRGATVGVTKEKRIKYAKEILQKEMLPHVGVGEYCETKKAYYFGYIIHRLLLCALGRRAEDDRDHYGNKRLDLAGPLLGGLFRMLFRKLTRDVRSYVQKCVDNGKDVNLQFAIKAKTITSGLKYSLATGNWGQANAAGTRAGVSQVLNRLTYASTLSHLRRLNSPIGREGKLAKPRQLHNSQWGMMCPAETPEGQACGLVKNLALMVYITVGSAAYPILEFLEEWGTENFEEISPAVIPQATKIFVNGCWVGIHRNPDMLVKTLRRLRRRVDVNTEVGVVRDIRLKELRIYTDYGRCSRPLFIVEKQRLLIKKKDIHALQQRESSEEGGWHDLVAKGFIEYIDTEEEETTMISMTIHDLVQARLNPEEAYADTYTHCEIHPSLILGVCASIIPFPDHNQSPRNTYQSAMGKQAMGIYVTNYQFRMDTLAYVLYYPQKPLVTTRAMEHLHFRQLPAGINAIVAIACYSGYNQEDSVIMNQSSIDRGFFRSLFFRSYRDEEKKMGTLVKEDFGRPDRANTMGMRHGSYDKLDDDGLAPPGTRVSGEDVIIGKTTPISQEDAQGQSARYTRRDHSISLRHSETGIVDQVLLTTNADGLRFVKVRVRSVRIPQIGDKFSSRHGQKGTVGMTYTQEDMPWTVEGITPDIIVNPHAIPSRMTIGQLIECIMGKVAAHMGKEGDATPFTDVTVDNISRALHKCGYQMRGFETMYNGHTGRRLTAMIFLGPTYYQRLKHMVDDKIHSRGRGPVQILTRQPAEGRSRDGGLRFGEMERDCMIAHGAAHFLKERLFDQSDAYRVHVCERCGLIAIANLKKNSFECRGCKNKTDIVQVHIPYACKLLFQELMAMAIAPRMLTKEEKPSKDKKKKGA from the exons ACAATCTATAAAATATGCTTTGGCCAGATTTATTTGAGCAAGCCCATGATGACAGAGTCTGATGGAGAAACAGCCACTTTATTTCCTAAAGCTGCACGGTTGAGGAATCTAACATACTCAGCTCCCTTGTATGTCGATGTCACGAAGAGGGTCATAAAGAAAGGACATGATGGTGAAGAAGTTACTGAAACTCAAGATTTCACCAAAGTTTTCATTGGAAAG GTTCCTATAATGCTTCGATCCAGTTATTGCACATTATACCAGAATTCAGAGAAAGATCTTACAGAGCTTGGGGAGTGTCCTTATGATCAGGGTGGATATTTTATTATCAATGGAAGTGAAAAAGTACTAATTGCCCAGGAGAAGATGAGCACCAATCATGTTTACGTGTTCAAGAAGAGGCAGCCAAACAAGTACGCATATGTTGCAGAAGTTCGGTCTATGGCAGAGTCCCAGAACCGGCCGCCTAGTACTATGTTTGTGCGGATGCTATCCCGGACTAGTGCCAAAGGG GGCTCTTCAGGGCAGTATATTCGAGCTACACTTCCCTATATAAGAACTGAAATTCCAATTATTATTGTATTTCGTGCTCTGGGGTTTGTTGCTGACAAAGACATATTAGAACACATATGCTATGATTTCTCTGATACTCAAATGATGGAGTTACTTCGGCCTTCTCTTGAAGAAGCATTTGTGATTCAAAATCAACAG GTTGCACTAGATTATATTGGGAAGCGTGGAGCTACTGTTGGTGTAACTAAGGAAAAAAGGATAAA ATATGCTAAAGAGATCCTTCAAAAGGAAATGCTTCCTCATGTTGGTGTTGGAGAATATTGCGAGACCAAAAAAGCTTACTATTTTGG GTATATAATTCACCGGCTTCTACTTTGTGCACTTGGCCGGAGGGCAGAAGATGACAGAGATCATTATGGCAACAAAAGACTAGACCTCGCTGGTCCTTTACTTGGTGGACTCTTTAGAATG TTATTCAGAAAGTTGACTAGGGATGTCCGATCTTATGTGCAAAAG TGTGTAGATAATGGAAAGGATGTTAATCTGCAATTTGCCATTAAAGCAAAAACAATTACTAGCGGTCTTAAATACTCACTAGCCACTGGTAACTGGGGCCAAGCAAATGCAGCTGGTACAAGAGCAGGAGTGTCACAG gtgTTAAATCGTTTGACATATGCATCTACCTTGTCACACTTGCGAAGATTGAATTCTCCAATTGGGCGTGAAG GGAAATTGGCTAAACCCAGGCAGTTGCACAATTCACAATGGGGAATGATGTGCCCTGCTGAAACACCTGAAGGACAA GCTTGTGGATTGGTGAAGAATCTTGCATTGATGGTTTACATAACCGTTGGATCTGCTGCTTATCCTATCTTGGAATTTTTGGAGGAATGGGGTACTGAGAATTTTGAG GAAATATCTCCTGCAGTAATTCCTCAAGCTACAAAGATTTTTGTAAATGGTTGCTGGGTAGGCATCCATCGGAATCCTGATATGTTGGTCAAGACATTGAGACGGCTGAGGAGACGG GTTGATGTCAACACTGAAGTTGGGGTCGTTAGAGATATTCGTTTGAAAGAGCTGCGAATATACACGGACTATGGCCGTTGCAGTCGTCCTTTGTTCATTGTTGAGAAACAAAGGCTTCTCATCAAGAAGAAAGACATTCATGCCCTGCAGCAGAGG GAATCTTCAGAAGAAGGTGGTTGGCATGATCTTGTGGCAAAAGGATTTATTGAATACATTGACACAGAGGAAGAAGAGACCACTATGATATCCATGACCATTCAT GATCTTGTACAAGCAAGGCTTAACCCAGAGGAAGCTTATGCTGATACTTATACTCACTGTGAGATCCATCCGTCACTGATTTTAGGTGTTTGTGCTTCAATTATTCCCTTTCCTGACCATAACCAG TCTCCACGTAACACATATCAATCTGCTATGGGAAAGCAAGCCATGGGAATTTATGTCACTAATTATCAATTTCGAATG GATACATTGGCTTATGTTCTTTATTATCCTCAAAAACCACTTGTTACTACAAGAGCCATGGAGCACCTTCACTTTAGGCAACTTCCAGCTGGCATT AATGCTATTGTTGCCATTGCCTGTTATTCTGGATACAACCAAGAAGATTCTGTCATTATGAACCAATCATCAATTGATCGTGGATTCTTCAGATCACTTTTCTTCCGTTCATATAG GGATGAGGAGAAAAAGATGGGGACACTTGTAAAAGAGGATTTTGGGCGTCCAGACAGAGCTAATACAATG GGCATGCGTCATGGCTCTTATGATAAATTGGATGATGATGGTCTTGCACCTCCA GGCACAAGAGTTTCAGGTGAGGATGTGATTATTGGGAAGACCACTCCTatttctcaggaggatgctcagggaCAGTCTGCACGATATACAAGGCGCGATCACAGCATAAGCTTGCGCCACAGTGAAACAGGGATAGTGGATCAA GTTCTTCTGACAACAAACGCTGATGGATTGAGGTTTGTTAAAGTAAGGGTGAGGTCTGTTCGCATACCTCAGATTGGAGACAAGTTTAGCAGTAGGCATGGTCAAAAGGGAACTGTGGGCATGACTTACACTCAAGAAGACATGCCTTGGACTGTGGAAGGCATCACTCCTGATATCATTGTGAATCCACATGCTATTCCTTCTCGAATGACAATTGGTCAGCTTATTGAATGTATTATGGGGAAGGTTGCAGCTCATATGGGCAAGGAGGGAGATGCTACTCCATTTACTGACGTCACT GTGGACAACATTAGCAGGGCTCTTCATAAATGTGGTTATCAAATGCGTGGGTTTGAGACCATGTATAATGGTCACACCGGCCGGCGGCTTACAGCTATGATTTTCCTTGGCCCCACTTATTACCAAAGGCTGAAGCACATGGTCGATGACAAGATCCATTCCCGTGGAAGGGGACCCGTTCAGATCCTCACAAGGCAACCTGCTGAAGGACGTTCTCGTGATGGTGGCCTTCGCTTTGGGGAAATGGAAAGGGATTGCATGATAGCACATGGTGCTGCACATTTTCTCAAGGAGAGGCTGTTTGATCAGAGTGATGCCTATAGGGTCCATGTTTGCGAGCGGTGTGGATTGATAGCTATTGCAAATCTCAAGAAGAATTCATTTGAATGCAGAGGTTGCAAGAATAAGACTGACATTGTTCAG GTGCATATCCCTTATGCCTGTAAGCTGCTATTCCAAGAGCTTATGGCTATGGCCATAGCACCAAGGATGCTCACAAAAGAGGAAAAGCCATCCaaagacaaaaagaaaaagggagcCTAA